A window of the Halobacterium hubeiense genome harbors these coding sequences:
- a CDS encoding putative sulfate/molybdate transporter, giving the protein MAFSERFAARTAAVELPGDLTGAVGDSVTVVPVVVALAALSEVSLAPVLVWFGVFQVAWGARYGVPVSVEPMKALAALAIAGSLSAGGLAAAGLLAGGTLLVAGATGLLGRVSRFVGQPVVRGVQLAVALVLFETAFDLAATDLALAGAAVAVAAVVAVVSVRASALAVVGVGAALALVENGGVSPAVPAFALALPSPAVLLDVGTVQAAVGQLAMSVGNAAVATALLLGEYFDSDATADDLATSMGVMNLLAVPLGAIPMCHGSGGVAGKYAFGARTAAANVVLGALYVLAAVFAVGVVSAFPVAMLGVVLAAVAAQLAHTSLDTDQYALTLGVGVVGLLAGVGVAFVGGLLADHAYRRLA; this is encoded by the coding sequence ATGGCATTCTCGGAGCGATTCGCCGCCCGGACGGCCGCAGTCGAGCTCCCCGGCGACCTCACGGGCGCGGTAGGGGATTCGGTTACGGTCGTCCCGGTCGTCGTCGCGCTCGCTGCGCTCTCGGAGGTGTCGCTGGCGCCCGTGCTCGTCTGGTTCGGCGTCTTCCAAGTCGCGTGGGGCGCGCGGTACGGCGTCCCGGTCTCCGTCGAGCCGATGAAGGCGCTGGCGGCGCTGGCAATCGCGGGGTCGCTGTCCGCCGGCGGGCTCGCGGCCGCCGGCCTGCTCGCGGGCGGGACGTTACTGGTCGCGGGCGCCACCGGACTGCTCGGGCGCGTCAGCCGGTTCGTCGGCCAGCCGGTCGTCCGCGGCGTCCAGCTCGCGGTCGCGCTCGTGCTCTTCGAGACCGCCTTCGACCTCGCCGCGACGGACCTCGCGCTCGCCGGCGCGGCGGTCGCGGTCGCCGCTGTCGTCGCGGTCGTCTCGGTGCGCGCCAGCGCGCTCGCCGTCGTCGGCGTTGGCGCCGCGCTCGCGCTCGTCGAAAATGGGGGCGTCTCCCCCGCGGTGCCCGCGTTCGCGCTCGCGCTCCCGTCGCCCGCCGTCCTCCTCGACGTCGGGACCGTACAGGCCGCTGTCGGACAGCTCGCGATGTCCGTCGGGAACGCCGCGGTCGCCACCGCGCTGTTGCTCGGCGAGTACTTCGACTCGGACGCTACGGCCGACGACCTCGCGACCAGCATGGGCGTGATGAACCTCCTCGCGGTGCCGCTGGGCGCGATTCCGATGTGCCACGGGAGCGGCGGCGTCGCCGGCAAGTACGCGTTCGGCGCGCGCACCGCCGCCGCGAACGTCGTCCTCGGCGCGCTCTACGTGCTCGCGGCGGTGTTCGCGGTCGGCGTCGTCTCGGCGTTCCCGGTCGCGATGCTCGGCGTCGTGCTCGCCGCCGTCGCCGCCCAGCTCGCGCACACCAGCCTCGACACCGACCAGTACGCCCTCACGCTCGGCGTCGGCGTCGTCGGCCTCCTCGCGGGCGTCGGCGTCGCGTTCGTCGGCGGCCTGCTCGCCGACCACGCGTACCGCCGGCTCGCGTAG
- a CDS encoding WD40/YVTN/BNR-like repeat-containing protein — protein MSDHSTHTRRSIVKAVGATAAAGLFTGAASAATSDEGGLEVVESPTASTLYDVESTTAGAFAVGSGGVVLERTANGWEKLLDGGPTGNGNSVYGADVTDDGKRLWFVGSSGAIGEYDVEAGVLNDHSAPMDVTNNFNDVSVTGEAGEANVYVAGDSGKMYFSYENGETGSWDYTTPGSGAAINAVDFFDDRSGHIVDGNTSVFYTRDGGTWDKLGIANANHNFYGVDSDGFDDVWISGGGGTVYHWNGSEWVRSDTGDATLRDVEVADGSGATVGGGGKFYAYDGSKWAAQSTPTGQNLKAVLRGDTTIAVGAGGTILEG, from the coding sequence ATGTCGGACCACTCGACTCACACCAGACGCAGCATCGTGAAGGCAGTCGGCGCGACCGCCGCGGCCGGCCTGTTCACCGGCGCGGCGAGCGCGGCGACAAGCGACGAGGGCGGACTCGAAGTCGTCGAGTCCCCCACCGCGAGCACGCTCTACGACGTCGAATCCACGACCGCGGGCGCGTTCGCGGTCGGCAGCGGCGGCGTGGTACTCGAACGCACCGCGAACGGCTGGGAGAAGCTCCTCGACGGCGGCCCGACGGGGAACGGAAACAGCGTCTACGGCGCTGACGTGACCGACGACGGGAAGCGGCTGTGGTTCGTCGGCTCCTCCGGCGCCATCGGCGAGTACGACGTCGAAGCCGGCGTCCTCAACGACCACTCCGCGCCCATGGACGTCACGAACAACTTCAACGACGTCTCCGTCACCGGCGAGGCCGGCGAGGCGAACGTCTACGTCGCCGGCGACTCCGGGAAGATGTACTTCTCCTACGAGAACGGCGAGACCGGCTCGTGGGACTACACGACGCCCGGCTCGGGTGCCGCAATCAACGCCGTGGACTTCTTCGACGACCGCAGCGGCCACATCGTCGACGGCAACACCAGCGTGTTCTACACGCGCGACGGCGGCACGTGGGACAAGCTCGGCATCGCGAACGCCAACCACAACTTCTACGGTGTCGACTCGGACGGCTTCGACGACGTCTGGATCTCGGGCGGCGGCGGCACCGTCTACCACTGGAACGGCAGCGAGTGGGTGCGCTCGGACACCGGCGACGCCACCCTCCGCGACGTCGAAGTCGCCGACGGTAGCGGCGCCACGGTCGGCGGCGGCGGGAAGTTCTACGCCTACGACGGCAGCAAGTGGGCGGCCCAGAGCACGCCGACCGGCCAGAACCTGAAGGCGGTGCTGCGCGGCGACACCACCATCGCGGTCGGTGCCGGCGGCACCATCCTCGAAGGCTGA
- a CDS encoding 3-hydroxyacyl-CoA dehydrogenase/enoyl-CoA hydratase family protein, with translation MDVDDIETIAVLGAGNMGHGIAEVAALAGFDVNLRDIKEEFVQNGYDQIEWSLGKLAENDQIGDDEADAALDRVTPIVDLEAAVEDADFVVEAVPEKMDIKQNVYRELEQHAPDHAVFATNTSSLSITELSEVTDRPERFCGMHFFNPPVRMQLVEVIAGEHSDDDVLDLTEDLAEEMGKTPVRVRKDSPGFIVNRVLVPLLNEAAWLVHDDVATIEEVDSTTKYDLGLPMGAFELADQVGVDVSYDVLDYMQGVLGEAYEPCPLLVEKVDAEDLGKKTGRGFYVYEEGGADVPTDQIREDVADRLLAVMANEVAKLVGNDVADPAEIDEAVQLGAGYPEGPAKMADDAGLAHLHEALEAAYEDTGAPRYGPADELQRLADAGEGFYGAETEDEAASYENLVVTVEDNVAHVELDRPHRMNTISEDLLDDLANAVDDLDGDDDVRAILLTGAGEKAFSAGADVTSMAGSADPIDAVELSRKGQQTFGKLEAADVPVVAGIDGYCLGGGMELATCADLRVASERSELGQPEHNLGLLPGWGGTQRLKNIVGEGRAKEIIFTADRYEAAELEDYGFINEVVPNDELDDRAWELARDLAAGPPIAQKYTKRAMLAGRDSTDAGLEAEAQAFGQLMNTQDLMEGIAAFTGDRDPDFEGH, from the coding sequence ATGGACGTTGATGACATCGAGACCATCGCGGTGCTGGGCGCCGGAAACATGGGCCACGGCATCGCGGAAGTGGCGGCGCTGGCGGGCTTCGACGTGAACCTCCGCGACATCAAAGAGGAGTTCGTGCAGAACGGCTACGACCAGATCGAGTGGTCGCTGGGGAAGCTCGCGGAGAACGACCAGATCGGCGACGACGAGGCCGACGCCGCCCTCGACCGCGTCACTCCCATCGTGGACCTGGAGGCGGCCGTCGAGGACGCCGACTTCGTCGTCGAGGCCGTCCCGGAGAAGATGGACATCAAGCAGAACGTCTACCGGGAGCTCGAACAGCACGCGCCCGACCACGCGGTGTTCGCGACGAACACCTCCAGCCTCTCGATCACGGAGCTGTCGGAGGTCACCGACCGCCCCGAGCGGTTCTGCGGGATGCACTTCTTCAATCCGCCCGTGCGGATGCAGCTCGTGGAGGTCATCGCGGGCGAGCACAGCGACGACGACGTGCTCGACCTCACCGAGGATCTCGCCGAGGAGATGGGGAAGACGCCGGTTCGCGTCCGCAAGGACTCCCCGGGGTTCATCGTCAACCGCGTGCTCGTCCCGCTGCTGAACGAGGCCGCGTGGCTCGTCCACGACGACGTCGCCACCATCGAGGAAGTCGACTCCACGACGAAGTACGACCTCGGTCTGCCGATGGGCGCGTTCGAGCTCGCCGACCAGGTCGGCGTCGACGTCTCCTACGACGTCCTCGACTACATGCAGGGCGTGCTCGGCGAGGCCTACGAGCCGTGCCCGCTGCTCGTCGAGAAGGTAGACGCTGAGGACCTCGGGAAGAAGACCGGCCGTGGCTTCTACGTCTACGAGGAAGGTGGTGCCGACGTTCCGACCGACCAGATTCGCGAGGACGTCGCGGACCGCCTGCTCGCCGTGATGGCCAACGAGGTCGCGAAGCTCGTCGGCAACGACGTCGCCGACCCCGCGGAAATCGACGAGGCCGTCCAGCTCGGCGCCGGCTACCCCGAGGGCCCCGCGAAGATGGCCGACGACGCCGGCCTCGCGCACCTCCACGAGGCGCTCGAAGCGGCCTACGAGGACACCGGCGCACCGCGCTACGGGCCCGCCGACGAACTCCAGCGGCTCGCGGACGCCGGTGAGGGGTTCTACGGCGCCGAAACGGAGGACGAAGCGGCGTCCTACGAGAACCTCGTCGTGACCGTCGAGGACAACGTCGCGCACGTGGAACTCGACCGCCCGCACCGCATGAACACCATTAGCGAGGACCTCCTCGACGACCTCGCGAACGCCGTCGACGACCTCGACGGCGACGACGACGTGCGCGCCATCCTCCTCACGGGCGCCGGCGAGAAGGCGTTCTCCGCGGGCGCGGACGTCACCTCGATGGCGGGCAGCGCGGACCCCATCGACGCCGTGGAGCTCTCCCGGAAGGGCCAGCAGACGTTCGGCAAACTCGAAGCCGCCGACGTGCCCGTCGTCGCGGGCATCGACGGCTACTGTCTCGGCGGCGGGATGGAACTGGCGACGTGCGCGGACCTCCGCGTCGCCAGCGAGCGCTCCGAACTCGGCCAGCCCGAGCACAACCTCGGCCTCCTGCCGGGCTGGGGCGGCACCCAGCGCCTCAAGAACATCGTCGGCGAGGGCCGCGCGAAGGAAATCATCTTCACCGCGGACCGCTACGAGGCCGCTGAGCTGGAGGACTACGGGTTCATCAACGAGGTCGTCCCGAACGACGAACTCGACGACCGCGCGTGGGAGCTCGCCCGCGACCTCGCCGCCGGCCCGCCCATCGCCCAGAAGTACACGAAGCGCGCGATGCTCGCCGGCCGCGACTCCACGGACGCCGGCCTCGAAGCCGAGGCGCAGGCGTTCGGCCAGCTGATGAACACCCAGGACCTCATGGAGGGCATCGCGGCGTTCACCGGCGACCGCGACCCCGACTTCGAGGGCCACTGA
- a CDS encoding class II aldolase/adducin family protein, with product MLARERVAVVDHAPTLAELTPGRTGNLSVRRGDRFAATPTGVPYDEFDPADVPVVSLDGEVVAGDMKPTSEVPMHTGIYRRLDAGAIVHTHSTWATTLAVLGEELPPVHYMITAVGRKVPVADYAPYGTDDLAELVVEEMEAADSKACILAHHGLVVTGDDLASAVENTFVVENLCRVYLQARQHGTPAELSEDQLATVEEKFRSYGQ from the coding sequence ATGCTCGCTCGCGAACGCGTCGCGGTCGTCGACCACGCACCGACGCTGGCGGAACTGACCCCCGGACGCACGGGGAACCTGAGCGTGCGCCGCGGCGACCGGTTCGCCGCGACGCCGACCGGCGTCCCCTACGACGAGTTCGACCCCGCGGACGTCCCGGTGGTGTCGCTGGACGGCGAGGTCGTCGCCGGCGACATGAAGCCGACCAGCGAGGTGCCGATGCACACCGGCATCTACCGGCGGCTGGACGCGGGCGCCATCGTCCACACGCACTCGACGTGGGCGACGACGCTCGCGGTGCTCGGCGAGGAGCTCCCGCCGGTTCACTACATGATTACGGCGGTCGGGCGGAAAGTGCCGGTCGCGGACTACGCGCCGTACGGCACGGACGACCTCGCGGAACTGGTCGTCGAAGAGATGGAGGCCGCGGACTCGAAGGCCTGCATCTTGGCCCATCACGGCCTCGTCGTCACCGGCGACGACCTCGCGTCGGCCGTCGAGAACACGTTCGTCGTGGAGAACCTCTGCCGGGTGTACTTGCAGGCGCGCCAGCACGGGACGCCCGCGGAACTGAGTGAGGACCAGCTAGCGACTGTCGAGGAGAAGTTCCGGTCCTACGGCCAGTGA
- a CDS encoding succinate dehydrogenase hydrophobic membrane anchor subunit gives MAQRYSSFSSGSTAWLLQRITAAFLVVVLAFHFFNLHFVTHAYEIEFAGSQARMQNVGYFVTMILFLLTATFHGVNGVYNALVNQGIDGVQKRIAQVVLGAAALLLVVQGIRVANTLAGF, from the coding sequence ATGGCACAACGCTACTCCTCGTTCAGTTCGGGTTCGACCGCGTGGCTACTCCAGCGCATCACGGCGGCGTTCCTCGTCGTCGTGCTGGCGTTCCACTTCTTCAACCTCCACTTCGTCACGCACGCCTACGAGATCGAGTTCGCGGGCAGTCAGGCGCGCATGCAGAACGTCGGCTACTTCGTGACGATGATACTGTTCCTGCTGACCGCGACGTTCCACGGCGTCAACGGCGTCTACAACGCGCTGGTCAACCAGGGCATCGACGGCGTCCAGAAGCGCATCGCGCAGGTCGTCCTCGGTGCCGCCGCGCTGTTGCTGGTCGTGCAGGGGATTCGCGTCGCAAACACGCTCGCGGGATTCTAA
- the sdhC gene encoding succinate dehydrogenase, cytochrome b556 subunit yields the protein MSQSYDRGLIEDFGRWREFTAGMWAWVFHKFTGWVLIGYLFTHIAVLSTSMQGAETYNQTLSGLEGLALVRLLEVGLLAVAVFHILNGIRLLFVDLGVGLESQDKSFYASLVLTGVIVVASVPTFVSGAF from the coding sequence ATGAGTCAGTCGTACGACCGAGGCCTCATCGAGGACTTCGGCCGGTGGCGGGAGTTCACGGCCGGGATGTGGGCCTGGGTATTTCACAAGTTCACAGGGTGGGTGCTCATCGGCTACCTGTTCACCCACATCGCCGTCCTGAGCACGTCCATGCAGGGCGCCGAGACGTACAACCAGACGCTGTCCGGGCTGGAGGGGCTGGCGCTGGTCCGGCTGTTGGAGGTCGGCCTGCTGGCGGTCGCCGTCTTCCACATCCTCAACGGCATCCGCCTGCTGTTCGTCGACCTCGGCGTGGGACTGGAATCGCAAGACAAGAGCTTCTACGCGTCGCTCGTGCTGACCGGCGTCATCGTCGTCGCGAGCGTGCCGACGTTCGTCTCGGGGGCGTTCTAA
- a CDS encoding putative ATP-dependent zinc protease encodes MDDSVSVGVLSLHNSKETKAILNAVEALGHSGVWLREDNLCVDIADDDSTLDPYVDVIANRLLLSKTEQPAELLGLALSLSQLRPMLNRPRNVLTAFHKFATATTLANGDVRLPDATLALDADRLNDEKAKYGDEVVYKTAIGTHGGGTWKISADERVNPRVGDRYAFLQELVERDSDRHRDLRVYVVDGDIVATMRRYAPDNDWRTNVALGGSVEGVDDVPEEAAEMALTAADAIGLDYAGVDLVEGTDGWYLLEINPTAGFKGLFEATGVSPAPYVAKLAIETAGGDVDDDRVAELAQTLDDSKPDSVATEPRPAGEASATIGYTEDVLVSGTSGTERVVAKADTGAARTSIDTRLAAQIGAGPIKSMTKVRSGSVKAGKSRPVVDIVVGVGGDRHTVAASLEDRGHMDYPLLLGRDILQEYQVDVKRRVDAPDDEE; translated from the coding sequence ATGGACGACTCTGTCTCTGTCGGCGTACTCAGCCTCCACAACAGCAAGGAGACGAAGGCGATACTGAACGCGGTGGAAGCGCTCGGCCACTCGGGCGTGTGGCTCCGCGAGGACAACCTCTGCGTGGACATCGCGGACGACGACTCGACGCTCGACCCGTACGTCGACGTCATCGCCAACCGCCTGCTCCTCTCGAAGACCGAACAGCCCGCGGAACTGCTGGGGCTGGCGCTGTCGCTGAGCCAGCTCCGGCCGATGCTGAACCGCCCGCGGAACGTCCTGACGGCGTTCCACAAGTTCGCGACTGCGACCACGCTCGCGAACGGCGACGTCCGACTGCCGGACGCGACGCTCGCGCTGGACGCCGACCGGCTCAACGACGAGAAGGCGAAGTACGGCGACGAGGTCGTCTACAAGACCGCCATCGGCACACACGGCGGCGGCACGTGGAAAATCAGCGCGGACGAGCGCGTCAACCCCCGGGTGGGCGACCGGTACGCGTTCCTCCAGGAGCTCGTCGAGCGGGACAGCGACCGCCACCGCGACCTCCGCGTGTACGTCGTGGACGGCGACATCGTCGCGACGATGCGGCGGTACGCGCCCGACAACGACTGGCGGACGAACGTCGCGCTCGGCGGCTCCGTCGAGGGCGTCGACGACGTGCCCGAGGAGGCCGCCGAGATGGCGCTGACAGCCGCTGACGCCATCGGCCTCGACTACGCCGGCGTCGACCTCGTGGAGGGCACCGACGGCTGGTACCTCCTCGAAATCAACCCCACGGCCGGGTTCAAGGGGCTGTTCGAGGCGACCGGTGTCAGCCCCGCGCCGTACGTCGCGAAGCTCGCCATCGAGACGGCGGGCGGCGACGTCGACGACGACCGGGTCGCCGAGCTCGCGCAGACGCTCGACGACTCCAAGCCCGATTCGGTGGCGACCGAGCCCCGGCCCGCCGGCGAGGCGTCCGCGACCATCGGCTACACCGAGGACGTGCTGGTCTCCGGGACGAGCGGCACCGAGCGCGTCGTCGCGAAGGCCGACACCGGCGCCGCGCGCACGAGCATCGACACCCGGCTCGCCGCCCAAATCGGCGCCGGCCCCATCAAGTCGATGACGAAAGTCCGCTCCGGGAGCGTGAAGGCCGGGAAGTCGCGGCCGGTCGTGGACATCGTCGTCGGCGTCGGTGGCGACCGCCACACCGTCGCCGCGTCGCTGGAGGACCGCGGCCACATGGACTACCCGCTGTTGCTCGGCCGGGACATCCTCCAGGAGTACCAGGTCGACGTCAAGCGCCGCGTCGACGCCCCCGACGACGAGGAGTAA
- a CDS encoding sensor domain-containing protein: MSTTRAPADRLRSFVGVLGDRRTYRRVLYLLAAMPLGFLYYLLLTFGFVFGVALAVFVVGVPVLLATLLVARVLADWERRLANALLDTDIAPRDGLPSLSEDGVLAAVSALVRSNTTWRSVAFLVVKSLVGFLAWLFVLLAGVGALVLLLAPLGGIATVLGWTIDTLPERLLALPLGVLLALTTVHVLVAAADQTGDIATALLGSEE; this comes from the coding sequence ATGAGCACGACTCGCGCGCCCGCCGACCGCCTCCGGTCGTTCGTCGGCGTGCTCGGGGACCGACGCACCTACCGGCGAGTGCTCTACCTGCTCGCCGCGATGCCGCTCGGCTTCCTCTACTACCTCCTGCTCACGTTCGGGTTCGTGTTCGGCGTCGCGCTCGCCGTGTTCGTCGTCGGCGTCCCCGTCCTGCTGGCGACGCTGCTGGTCGCGCGCGTCCTCGCCGACTGGGAGCGCCGCCTCGCGAACGCGCTCCTCGACACCGACATCGCGCCCCGCGACGGCCTCCCGTCGCTCTCCGAGGACGGCGTGCTCGCCGCCGTCAGTGCGCTCGTCCGCTCGAACACCACGTGGCGCAGCGTCGCCTTCCTCGTCGTGAAGTCGCTGGTCGGCTTCCTCGCGTGGCTGTTCGTCCTCCTCGCCGGTGTCGGCGCGCTCGTTCTCCTCCTCGCCCCGCTCGGCGGTATCGCCACCGTCCTCGGGTGGACCATCGACACCCTCCCCGAACGACTGCTCGCGCTCCCGCTCGGCGTGTTACTCGCGCTCACCACCGTCCACGTGCTCGTCGCCGCAGCCGACCAGACCGGGGACATCGCAACTGCGTTGCTCGGGAGCGAAGAGTAG
- a CDS encoding HAD family hydrolase, which translates to MSYEAVFFDLDDTLYSYPECNEAGKAAAWEAANDRGYDLSRAAFDDLYMEGRREVKRELAGTASAHERFLYFKRALEIHTGTHRSRDALALGEAYWETYVEEMKLFEGVRETLAELQAAGVDVAIVSNLTTRIQMEKIDALGIEEHVDLVLTSEETGREKPASDMFTLPLAKLDRRPSETVMVGDDVEADVEGGNAVGLTTVLFNETADDETGHCRPDHQIDGFAEVLEVVL; encoded by the coding sequence ATGAGCTACGAGGCGGTGTTCTTCGACCTCGACGACACGCTGTACTCGTACCCGGAGTGCAACGAGGCGGGGAAGGCGGCGGCGTGGGAGGCCGCCAACGACCGGGGGTACGACCTCTCGCGGGCGGCGTTCGACGACCTCTACATGGAGGGGCGACGCGAGGTGAAACGCGAACTCGCGGGGACGGCGTCGGCCCACGAGCGGTTCCTCTACTTCAAGCGCGCGCTGGAGATTCACACCGGCACGCACCGCTCGCGGGACGCGCTCGCGCTCGGGGAGGCGTACTGGGAGACGTACGTCGAGGAGATGAAACTGTTCGAGGGCGTGCGGGAGACGCTCGCGGAACTGCAGGCGGCGGGCGTAGACGTCGCCATCGTGAGCAACCTCACGACGCGCATCCAGATGGAGAAAATCGACGCGCTGGGCATCGAGGAGCACGTGGACCTCGTGTTGACCTCCGAGGAGACGGGCCGCGAGAAGCCAGCCAGCGACATGTTCACGCTGCCGCTCGCGAAGCTCGACCGGCGGCCCAGCGAGACCGTGATGGTTGGGGACGACGTGGAAGCCGACGTGGAGGGCGGGAACGCGGTGGGGCTGACGACGGTGTTGTTCAACGAGACGGCCGACGACGAGACCGGTCACTGCCGGCCCGACCACCAGATTGATGGCTTCGCCGAGGTCTTAGAGGTGGTACTGTAA
- a CDS encoding DNA-3-methyladenine glycosylase family protein — protein MTDPHDVLRDDPELEPLVDEHGKLELDPADDPFERLVVSIVRQQVSMDAAAAIRERLFDAVEVTPEGVAGADPEVLRDAGLSSQKTDYVRNVADAFIERDWERESFADLGDDEVRAQLTSITGVGDWTAEMFLMFGLGREDVFPVGDLGIRKGMQALYGEETTRAEMREVAQRWRPYRSYASLYVWRAYEG, from the coding sequence ATGACCGACCCGCACGACGTACTCCGCGACGACCCCGAGTTGGAACCGCTCGTCGACGAGCACGGCAAACTCGAACTCGACCCCGCCGACGACCCGTTCGAGCGCCTCGTCGTCTCCATCGTCCGCCAGCAGGTGTCGATGGACGCCGCCGCGGCCATCCGCGAGCGGCTCTTCGACGCCGTCGAGGTGACGCCCGAAGGCGTCGCCGGCGCCGACCCCGAGGTGCTTCGGGACGCCGGCCTCTCCAGTCAGAAGACCGACTACGTGCGGAACGTCGCCGACGCGTTCATCGAACGCGACTGGGAGCGCGAATCCTTCGCGGACCTCGGCGACGACGAGGTGCGCGCACAACTCACGTCGATTACGGGCGTCGGCGACTGGACCGCGGAGATGTTCCTGATGTTCGGACTCGGGCGCGAGGACGTCTTCCCGGTCGGCGACCTCGGCATCCGGAAGGGGATGCAGGCGCTGTACGGCGAGGAGACGACGCGCGCGGAGATGCGCGAGGTCGCACAGCGCTGGCGGCCGTACCGGTCGTACGCGTCGCTGTACGTCTGGCGGGCCTACGAGGGGTAG
- a CDS encoding DUF7835 family putative zinc beta-ribbon protein: MASKNVQSDGIVEQCAECGREQPHEVSIDILTESDDDQNAEFSREPYRVAECKACGATSKTRMNNA; encoded by the coding sequence ATGGCAAGCAAGAACGTCCAATCCGACGGCATCGTCGAACAGTGCGCCGAGTGCGGTCGCGAACAGCCACACGAGGTGTCCATCGACATCCTCACGGAGAGCGACGACGACCAGAACGCGGAGTTCTCCCGCGAGCCGTACCGGGTCGCGGAGTGCAAGGCCTGCGGGGCCACCAGCAAGACCCGGATGAACAACGCGTAA
- a CDS encoding succinylglutamate desuccinylase/aspartoacylase family protein, giving the protein MTDGAFTYDGGRVDPGERADIRYTISETYLGDPVRIPVSIVNGEQPGPTVFLSAASHGDELNGIEVVREVSHEWSHANLHGTLVCLPVLNVPGFVTQQRYLPVYDRDLNRSFPGNDASTSAKRMADQIFRNFLAPCDFGLDFHTSTRGRTNMLHVRADMTDDDVVRLARSFGSNVVIDSEGSSGTLRREATEAGVPTVTVEMGEAHRFQRGLIDRALDGVHSVLAGYGIYPTEAVDLPAWWTVVTTDQKTWIRADDGGLVDMHYERGDLVREGDAICSISNPFKTDVADVEAPFTGLLVGKLENPVVYPGNPLVHLVELDAATQRAYERAREAGSGPPA; this is encoded by the coding sequence ATGACCGACGGGGCGTTCACGTACGACGGCGGCCGGGTGGACCCCGGGGAGCGCGCGGACATCCGGTACACCATCAGCGAGACGTACCTCGGGGACCCGGTCCGCATCCCCGTCTCCATCGTGAACGGCGAACAGCCCGGTCCCACCGTCTTCCTCTCAGCGGCCTCCCACGGCGACGAACTCAACGGCATCGAAGTGGTGCGGGAGGTCTCCCACGAGTGGTCGCACGCCAACCTCCACGGGACGCTGGTGTGTCTGCCCGTGCTGAACGTCCCGGGGTTCGTCACCCAGCAGCGCTACCTCCCCGTCTACGACCGCGACCTGAACCGCTCGTTCCCCGGCAACGACGCCTCGACGAGCGCCAAGCGGATGGCCGACCAGATTTTCCGGAACTTCCTCGCGCCCTGCGACTTCGGGCTGGACTTCCACACCTCGACCCGGGGCCGCACGAACATGCTCCACGTCCGCGCGGACATGACCGACGACGACGTGGTTCGGCTCGCGCGGTCGTTCGGCTCGAACGTCGTCATCGACAGCGAGGGGTCGTCGGGGACGCTCCGCCGCGAGGCGACCGAGGCCGGCGTCCCGACCGTCACCGTGGAGATGGGGGAAGCCCACCGGTTCCAGCGCGGGCTCATCGACCGCGCGCTCGACGGCGTCCACAGCGTGCTCGCGGGGTACGGCATCTATCCGACGGAGGCCGTGGACCTGCCGGCGTGGTGGACCGTCGTCACGACCGACCAGAAGACGTGGATTCGCGCGGACGACGGCGGCCTCGTGGACATGCACTACGAGCGCGGCGACCTCGTCCGCGAGGGCGACGCCATCTGCAGCATCTCGAACCCGTTCAAGACCGACGTCGCGGACGTGGAGGCGCCGTTCACGGGACTGCTCGTCGGGAAACTGGAGAACCCCGTCGTCTACCCGGGGAACCCGCTGGTCCACCTCGTGGAACTCGACGCCGCGACCCAGCGCGCCTACGAGCGGGCCCGCGAGGCGGGGTCCGGGCCGCCGGCCTGA